One genomic window of Thermococcus indicus includes the following:
- a CDS encoding CheR family methyltransferase yields MMDVKDPGYIGIKRELFRHLKVSSDAYKDTYLVRRIRARMRKLGITSYTEYYRLIKANRSELDELLLTVAINVTEFFRDPVVWRTLERKVLPELVEHKRKTHSSSLKIWSAACSTGQEPYSIAMTLYETLGENLGGFRVSILATDIDREALAVAMKGEYPADVIEKQIPKAMIPKYFTRVSDERYRVSPKIKRLVKFRQFNLFSPTYPKGFDIIFIRNVLIYIKRDAQEEIFAKLYDSLEDHGYLVLGKTETILGNAARMFKLHDLVARIYRKNLEVKKHGKGFGGG; encoded by the coding sequence ATGATGGATGTTAAGGATCCTGGCTATATAGGGATTAAGAGGGAGCTGTTCCGCCACCTCAAGGTTAGCAGTGACGCCTACAAGGACACGTACCTCGTCAGGCGCATAAGGGCAAGGATGAGGAAACTGGGAATCACCAGCTACACCGAGTATTACAGACTTATAAAGGCGAACAGGAGCGAGCTCGATGAGCTGCTGCTGACAGTGGCCATCAACGTCACGGAGTTCTTCAGAGACCCCGTGGTCTGGAGAACCCTTGAGAGAAAAGTCCTGCCTGAGCTGGTCGAGCACAAGCGGAAAACCCACAGCAGTTCCCTCAAAATATGGAGCGCCGCCTGCTCAACCGGGCAGGAACCGTACTCAATAGCCATGACGCTGTACGAGACGCTGGGGGAGAACCTCGGCGGGTTCCGGGTCAGTATACTGGCAACGGACATAGACAGGGAAGCGCTGGCAGTGGCCATGAAGGGGGAATATCCCGCCGACGTCATCGAGAAGCAGATACCGAAGGCCATGATACCCAAGTACTTCACCCGCGTAAGCGACGAGCGGTACCGCGTCTCGCCGAAGATAAAGCGCCTCGTCAAGTTCCGGCAGTTCAACCTCTTCAGCCCAACGTACCCGAAGGGGTTCGACATCATCTTCATCCGCAACGTGCTCATCTACATAAAGCGGGACGCCCAGGAGGAGATATTCGCCAAACTTTATGATTCGCTGGAGGATCACGGGTATCTCGTGCTCGGTAAGACCGAGACGATCCTCGGCAATGCCGCGAGGATGTTTAAGCTTCACGACCTCGTCGCGAGGATCTATCGCAAAAATCTGGAGGTGAAAAAACATGGCAAAGGTTTTGGTGGTGGATGA
- a CDS encoding response regulator, with product MAKVLVVDDAAFMRMLLKKILTQGGHQVVGEAGNGKEAVQKYQELKPDVVTMDIVMPEMDGITAVQEIKKLDPNAKVIMITAVGQEGKVMEALKAGASGYIVKPFQAPKVLEEIARVLSS from the coding sequence ATGGCAAAGGTTTTGGTGGTGGATGACGCCGCCTTTATGCGCATGCTCCTGAAGAAGATACTGACCCAGGGCGGCCACCAGGTCGTTGGGGAGGCAGGTAACGGAAAGGAGGCCGTTCAGAAGTACCAGGAGCTGAAGCCCGACGTGGTCACCATGGACATAGTCATGCCCGAGATGGACGGCATCACCGCGGTCCAGGAGATAAAGAAGCTGGACCCAAACGCCAAGGTGATAATGATCACCGCGGTCGGGCAGGAAGGAAAGGTCATGGAGGCCCTCAAAGCCGGAGCTTCAGGGTACATAGTCAAACCGTTCCAGGCCCCGAAGGTGCTCGAGGAGATAGCCAGAGTACTGTCCAGCTGA
- a CDS encoding protein-glutamate methylesterase/protein-glutamine glutaminase, with translation MPLSSPSRKIRVLVVDDSAFMRKILRDIINSDPELEVCCEARDGVEAINMVKLHKPDVVTLDIEMPRMNGLDALRVIMKQTPLPVIMVSALTQEGAEATIKALEYGAIDFIPKPSSSISINMKEIRGEIIAKIKEAAKVPRRFLELRRTRLLRAQKIKTRKPSVPAKTVVAIASSTGGPQSLLRVIPKLPGNLRAAVLLVQHMPPGFTKSFAKRLDSLSKIDVKEAEDGDPIEEGKAYVAPGDYHMEVEMRRGKPVITLNKKPKIHGVRPAADPMMTTAAGVFGRRTVGVVMTGMGRDGAQGTVAIKKKGGITIAQDKETSIIFGMPKAAIETGMVDYVVPLDKIAETIVMAVNKVNRGGAGGGSFAVSR, from the coding sequence ATGCCACTGAGCTCCCCCTCCCGAAAAATCCGGGTACTGGTAGTCGACGACTCAGCCTTCATGAGGAAGATACTTCGGGACATCATAAACTCCGACCCGGAGCTGGAGGTCTGCTGCGAGGCCAGGGACGGCGTTGAGGCAATAAATATGGTAAAGCTCCACAAGCCCGACGTGGTAACGCTCGATATCGAGATGCCCAGGATGAACGGCCTCGACGCCCTCCGGGTTATAATGAAGCAGACCCCCCTCCCGGTTATAATGGTGAGCGCCCTGACCCAGGAGGGCGCCGAGGCCACCATCAAGGCCCTTGAGTACGGTGCGATAGACTTCATCCCCAAGCCGAGCTCCTCCATCTCCATCAACATGAAGGAGATTCGCGGGGAGATAATAGCCAAGATAAAAGAGGCCGCCAAGGTACCCAGGCGGTTCCTTGAGCTAAGGAGGACGAGACTGCTCAGGGCGCAGAAGATCAAAACCAGAAAGCCCAGCGTCCCGGCAAAGACGGTCGTTGCCATAGCCTCATCAACGGGCGGCCCCCAGTCCCTGCTTAGGGTCATACCCAAACTTCCCGGGAACCTGAGGGCCGCGGTGCTGCTCGTACAGCACATGCCGCCCGGGTTCACAAAGTCCTTCGCGAAGAGGCTCGACAGCCTGAGCAAGATAGACGTCAAGGAGGCAGAGGATGGGGACCCCATAGAGGAGGGGAAGGCCTACGTGGCCCCCGGCGACTACCACATGGAGGTCGAGATGAGGCGCGGAAAGCCGGTTATAACGCTCAACAAGAAACCCAAGATACACGGGGTAAGACCCGCCGCCGACCCCATGATGACCACCGCCGCAGGGGTGTTCGGGCGCAGAACCGTCGGCGTCGTTATGACCGGCATGGGCAGGGATGGGGCACAGGGGACGGTAGCCATCAAGAAGAAAGGGGGAATAACCATCGCCCAGGACAAGGAAACTTCGATAATCTTCGGCATGCCCAAGGCCGCGATCGAGACGGGCATGGTGGACTACGTCGTCCCGCTGGATAAAATCGCAGAGACAATTGTGATGGCAGTAAACAAGGTTAACCGGGGTGGTGCCGGTGGAGGATCTTTCGCAGTATCTAGATGA
- a CDS encoding chemotaxis protein CheW, translating to MEDLSQYLDEFLADARDRIDSLSNAILTLEKIVKEGGSEEEKKAMIDQIFRDAHTLKGTAATMGFMKLSEVAHKMENLFDLVRSGKVEPTPDLIDVLLEFLDAIEGMVDSIEESGNEGDFDVEELFAKAEKFFSGGGKTKSEKEAPRAQEEEAPQAKEEVSPAEEVPGKKYVVRVRFHKDAQLRGVRAFLILSDLEDIGEVIKTNPDRSIIEDGKADVDVLEFVVATDEDPEKIKTLVTRHPEVEDAEIEELKQEEGVKTYTVTVYMQKDAPLKGVRSYLVLQDLQKMGDVIKTVPDRVSIQNGELTDGYYFGVLLTSSLSPEDIKKVILKHPDVQDADVQEGEGKEAPKPKEETAPSGKPAAASAKKASKKKLPSTPKVKVSKIIKVDVGHLDRLMNLVGELVITKGRLEQIAERLGDRELLETLSTLSRLLTELQDEIMEMRLTPVAEVFNKFPRMVRELARKMGKEVDFIIEGADIEVDRTILDKLGDVLVHLLRNAIDHGIEPPEEREKAGKPRAGRLELIARRERSHVEIIVKDDGRGIDPEKIKRKALEKGLITPEQAAEMSDEEAINLIFLPGFSTKEQVTDVSGRGVGMDVVKDVVKSLNGSISVQSKVGEGSVFVLKLPVSMAIIQALLIEVQGEVYAVPINNILESIEIKREDTKSIGGKEVIVLRGEIIPVVMLHELFGLPVPEMNEFPAIIIDLGAQKVAVGVDKLLHKKDIVIKSLGKMLSHISGFAGATILGDGSVVLIIEINGLLGGGRGGL from the coding sequence GTGGAGGATCTTTCGCAGTATCTAGATGAGTTCCTCGCCGATGCGAGGGATAGGATAGACAGCCTCAGCAACGCAATACTCACGCTGGAGAAGATAGTCAAGGAGGGCGGGAGCGAGGAAGAGAAGAAGGCCATGATAGACCAGATTTTCCGCGATGCCCACACGCTAAAGGGTACCGCCGCCACGATGGGATTCATGAAGCTCAGTGAAGTGGCCCACAAGATGGAGAACCTCTTCGATCTCGTGAGGAGCGGGAAGGTGGAACCAACTCCCGACCTGATAGACGTGCTCCTGGAATTCCTTGACGCCATTGAGGGTATGGTGGACAGCATAGAGGAGAGCGGCAACGAGGGAGACTTTGACGTGGAGGAACTGTTCGCCAAGGCGGAAAAATTCTTCAGCGGCGGGGGGAAAACCAAAAGCGAGAAGGAGGCCCCGAGGGCCCAGGAAGAGGAAGCCCCGCAGGCGAAGGAAGAGGTCTCTCCAGCGGAGGAAGTTCCCGGCAAGAAGTACGTGGTCAGGGTACGCTTCCACAAGGACGCCCAGTTGAGGGGCGTAAGGGCTTTTCTCATACTGTCCGACCTCGAGGACATCGGGGAGGTCATCAAAACCAACCCCGATAGGAGCATCATCGAGGACGGAAAAGCCGACGTGGATGTTCTTGAGTTCGTAGTCGCAACCGATGAGGACCCGGAGAAGATAAAAACCCTTGTGACCAGGCATCCCGAGGTTGAGGACGCGGAGATAGAAGAGCTGAAGCAGGAAGAGGGCGTAAAAACCTATACCGTCACAGTGTACATGCAGAAGGACGCCCCCCTCAAGGGGGTACGCTCCTATCTCGTTCTCCAGGATCTCCAGAAGATGGGAGACGTCATCAAGACCGTACCCGACAGGGTCTCAATTCAGAATGGAGAACTCACCGACGGGTACTACTTCGGGGTTCTTCTGACATCGAGCCTTTCCCCGGAGGACATCAAAAAGGTCATCCTTAAACACCCGGATGTCCAGGACGCCGACGTCCAGGAAGGAGAGGGCAAGGAAGCCCCGAAACCAAAGGAAGAAACGGCCCCCAGCGGGAAGCCCGCCGCGGCCTCAGCGAAGAAGGCATCCAAGAAAAAGCTCCCCTCAACCCCCAAGGTCAAGGTATCCAAGATAATCAAGGTCGACGTCGGCCATCTCGACAGACTCATGAACCTCGTCGGCGAGCTGGTCATCACGAAAGGCCGGCTGGAGCAGATTGCGGAGAGACTCGGAGACCGCGAGCTGCTCGAGACCCTATCAACCCTATCGAGGCTCCTCACCGAGCTGCAGGACGAGATAATGGAGATGCGCCTCACGCCCGTTGCCGAGGTCTTCAACAAGTTCCCGCGCATGGTCCGCGAGCTGGCGAGGAAGATGGGCAAGGAGGTCGATTTCATCATCGAGGGTGCGGACATAGAGGTCGACAGGACAATACTCGACAAGCTCGGCGACGTCCTCGTCCACCTGCTGAGGAACGCCATAGACCACGGCATAGAGCCACCCGAGGAGAGGGAAAAGGCAGGGAAACCGCGCGCCGGCAGGCTCGAACTCATAGCAAGACGCGAGAGGAGCCACGTCGAGATTATAGTGAAGGACGACGGTCGCGGCATCGACCCCGAGAAGATAAAGAGAAAGGCGCTGGAGAAGGGCCTCATCACCCCCGAGCAGGCGGCAGAGATGAGCGACGAGGAAGCGATAAACCTGATATTCCTGCCGGGCTTCAGCACGAAGGAACAGGTCACCGACGTGTCAGGCAGGGGCGTTGGAATGGACGTCGTCAAGGACGTCGTCAAGAGCCTCAACGGCAGCATATCCGTCCAGAGCAAGGTCGGAGAGGGTTCGGTGTTCGTGCTCAAGCTGCCGGTCAGCATGGCCATCATCCAGGCGCTGCTCATTGAGGTCCAGGGTGAGGTCTACGCGGTTCCGATAAACAACATACTCGAGAGTATCGAGATCAAGCGCGAGGACACAAAGAGCATAGGCGGTAAGGAGGTCATAGTGCTCCGCGGTGAGATAATACCGGTCGTTATGCTTCACGAACTGTTCGGCCTGCCGGTTCCAGAGATGAACGAGTTCCCGGCGATAATAATCGACCTCGGAGCACAGAAGGTGGCGGTCGGCGTTGATAAGCTCCTCCACAAGAAGGACATAGTCATCAAGAGCCTCGGAAAGATGCTCTCCCACATCAGCGGCTTCGCGGGGGCGACGATACTCGGAGACGGTAGCGTGGTACTGATTATTGAGATAAACGGACTGCTCGGTGGTGGTAGGGGTGGACTCTGA
- a CDS encoding chemotaxis protein CheC translates to MDSENYEEYIKNLDEFAKSALVETFNIGASRAADALSEMTGLTVNITVPEIEITSIKNVPEKVGEDVKVAVYIGLSGGFDGHAFFFLDFEDALKMFDMMMGMPPGSTAEFDEMVQSAVMEAGNILISAFANALSEFLGTSINQTPPDMAVDFTPAILDFALADIGRHCDYTMLLKTTIHMEGVQFREHFMILPHPASMKRIIETLLGGFA, encoded by the coding sequence GTGGACTCTGAGAACTACGAGGAGTACATCAAAAACCTGGACGAATTCGCCAAGAGTGCGCTGGTTGAAACCTTCAATATAGGTGCCTCCAGGGCAGCAGACGCGCTCAGCGAAATGACGGGTCTAACCGTCAACATCACGGTTCCGGAGATAGAGATAACCTCCATCAAAAACGTGCCCGAGAAGGTCGGTGAGGACGTAAAGGTGGCCGTCTACATCGGGCTCAGCGGCGGCTTTGACGGCCATGCGTTTTTCTTCCTGGACTTCGAAGACGCACTCAAAATGTTCGATATGATGATGGGAATGCCGCCCGGCTCAACGGCGGAGTTCGATGAGATGGTGCAGTCCGCGGTCATGGAGGCGGGCAATATTCTGATCTCCGCCTTCGCAAACGCCCTCAGCGAGTTTCTGGGAACGAGCATAAACCAGACCCCGCCGGACATGGCGGTTGACTTCACCCCGGCCATACTGGACTTCGCGCTCGCGGACATCGGCCGGCACTGTGACTACACCATGCTGCTCAAGACCACCATCCACATGGAGGGTGTTCAGTTCAGGGAGCACTTCATGATACTGCCCCACCCCGCCTCCATGAAGAGGATCATCGAAACCCTTCTGGGGGGATTCGCATGA
- a CDS encoding chemotaxis protein CheC, whose protein sequence is MSEHKSWSSKWYQDIFREASNIAMSHALTALSNMIGEIEMEPPAVEVLPRARFLAMIASRGIRDSFVVMFDITEGLSGLTILQFPKKSVRALVSLLLGMDPDDEGMDEMGRSAIMEIGNILISVYTDILAQLIGEPVSLSPPKPVESLYDAERELARPDLRDVTEVLAFKTRFYQANTDVESFFYLIPTKDAFDKLVSRLEAQIESVGAKEDTPESSGGEAAAEENGSGEG, encoded by the coding sequence ATGAGCGAGCACAAAAGCTGGTCGTCGAAGTGGTATCAGGACATATTTAGGGAGGCATCGAACATAGCGATGAGCCACGCGCTCACAGCGCTCTCAAACATGATAGGAGAGATTGAGATGGAACCCCCCGCGGTGGAGGTCCTCCCGCGGGCAAGGTTCCTCGCGATGATAGCGAGCAGGGGCATCAGGGACAGCTTCGTCGTGATGTTTGACATAACGGAAGGCCTGAGCGGCCTCACTATACTCCAGTTCCCGAAGAAAAGCGTCAGGGCGCTGGTATCACTCCTGCTCGGGATGGATCCGGATGACGAGGGCATGGACGAGATGGGACGCTCCGCCATCATGGAGATAGGCAACATACTCATCTCCGTCTACACCGACATACTGGCCCAGCTCATAGGGGAGCCCGTCTCACTCAGTCCGCCCAAACCCGTGGAGAGCCTGTACGACGCCGAGAGGGAACTGGCGAGGCCGGACCTCAGGGATGTCACCGAGGTACTGGCGTTCAAGACGCGGTTCTACCAGGCCAACACCGACGTGGAAAGCTTCTTCTACCTGATTCCGACCAAAGATGCCTTTGACAAGCTCGTGAGCAGGCTCGAAGCCCAGATAGAGAGCGTCGGGGCGAAGGAAGATACCCCCGAAAGCAGCGGGGGCGAGGCGGCGGCCGAGGAAAACGGTTCCGGCGAGGGTTGA
- a CDS encoding chemotaxis protein CheD — MGEIKVGIGDYAVGKKAGIISTYGLGSCVGITLYDRLTKVGGLLHALLPEASYYGNKGNPAKYVDTGLQLLIKDIQKLGGNPRRAEAKLFGGAHMFSNVSNEKLMIGKRNVEVAKKELKRLGIRLVAEDTGGKGGRTIYLDLSTGKVRMRRVSNGTITERTY, encoded by the coding sequence TTGGGGGAGATAAAGGTCGGAATCGGGGACTACGCGGTGGGCAAAAAGGCCGGAATAATCAGCACCTACGGCCTGGGCAGCTGCGTAGGTATAACCCTCTACGACCGCCTGACGAAGGTGGGCGGTCTGCTCCACGCCCTCCTGCCGGAGGCGAGCTACTACGGCAACAAGGGCAACCCCGCGAAGTACGTTGATACGGGCCTCCAGCTCCTCATCAAGGACATACAGAAGCTGGGCGGGAACCCCAGGCGGGCGGAGGCAAAGCTCTTCGGTGGGGCGCACATGTTCAGCAACGTCAGCAACGAGAAGCTCATGATAGGAAAGAGAAACGTCGAGGTCGCAAAGAAGGAGCTCAAAAGGCTCGGAATACGGCTGGTAGCCGAGGATACAGGCGGAAAAGGCGGGAGGACGATTTATCTCGACCTATCCACAGGCAAGGTTAGAATGAGACGT